The Thermotoga neapolitana DSM 4359 sequence GATTCTCGAGGAAATCCCACCGTTGAAGCCGAAGTCGTTCTGGAAGATGGTACTGTGGGAAGGGCGATCGTTCCCTCTGGAGCATCCACCGGAAAGTTCGAAGCTCTGGAGATAAGGGACAAAGACAAGAAAAGGTACCACGGAAAAGGCGTACTGAAAGCCGTAGAAAACGTCAACGAGACAATCGCACCTGCTCTGATCGGCATGAACGCCTTCGATCAGCCCCTTGTGGACAAAACCCTGATCGAACTCGACGGCACAGAAAACAAATCGAAACTCGGTGCCAACGCTATTCTCGCTGTTTCCATGGCAGTGGCAAGAGCGGCAGCGAATTACCTTGGACTTCCGATGTACAAATATCTCGGTGGAGTCAACGCGAAGGTACTTCCCGTTCCTCTTATGAACGTAATAAACGGTGGTCAGCACGCAGATAACAACCTCGACCTCCAGGAATTCATGATCGTTCCGGCAGGATTTGACAGTTTCAAGGAAGCCCTGAGAGCAGGAGCAGAGATCTTCCACACCCTCAAGAAGATTCTTCACGATTCTGGGCATGTGACGGCGGTCGGTGACGAAGGTGGATTCGCACCGAACCTCTCATCCAACGAAGAGGCGATAAAGATACTGATTGAAGCCATAGAGGAAGCTGGTTACAAACCCAGCGAACAGGTGTTCATCGCCCTCGACTGTGCCGCATCCTCTTTCTACGACGAAGAAAAAGGAGTCTACTTCGTTGATGG is a genomic window containing:
- the eno gene encoding phosphopyruvate hydratase; the encoded protein is MYVEIVDVRAREVLDSRGNPTVEAEVVLEDGTVGRAIVPSGASTGKFEALEIRDKDKKRYHGKGVLKAVENVNETIAPALIGMNAFDQPLVDKTLIELDGTENKSKLGANAILAVSMAVARAAANYLGLPMYKYLGGVNAKVLPVPLMNVINGGQHADNNLDLQEFMIVPAGFDSFKEALRAGAEIFHTLKKILHDSGHVTAVGDEGGFAPNLSSNEEAIKILIEAIEEAGYKPSEQVFIALDCAASSFYDEEKGVYFVDGEEKSSEVLMGYYEELIAKYPIISIEDPFAEEDWDAFVEFTKRVGNKVQIVGDDLYVTNVKRLSKGIELKATNSILIKLNQIGTVTETLDAVELAQKNNMTAIISHRSGESEDTFIADLAVATNAGFIKTGSLSRSERIAKYNQLLRIEEELGKVAEFRGLSSFYSIKR